Proteins encoded in a region of the Haloglomus salinum genome:
- a CDS encoding type II/IV secretion system ATPase subunit, translating to MTELGTARPTDELREEAARRPHLREHLKKFKQITGEFPLLIDEPSGEYETHRPNVLYSVGGPIYCHIYGDLGRDTKYYAIEPTLSGAEREVYADIKDELLRRSVSKPAPENESEYGDRIEELLSETTQVEEDGGPDSLLEQIKFRFDPSVQEVSRSTYENIRYRLNRDIVGLGPLEPVMRDPANEDIHVIGPEGCYVDHGTYGMLETTVEWESDAAFDTWLRNMGERIGDPLSDSDPIVDSTLPDGSRLNVIYSDDVSLKGPSLTIRQGEEVPLSVNQITKWGTLSPELAAYLWLCLENEQTVFVVGETASGKTTTLNSIMAFIPRDDKIYTAEDTAEVLPPHDTWQQLLTREGEGEGSQDVDMFDLVAAALRSRPDYIVVGEVRGAEGQMAFQAAQTGHPVMLTFHASDIVSMIQRFTGEPINVPETFIDNADVALFQNRVKQGDDVLRRVTSVQEIEGYSKEMDGVVTRQAFYWDPVDDEIVFQGMNNSYVLEEQIATLLGYADTRKIYDDLQFRARVIERMIQEGILEYHDVIETIADFQRDGVEGLPFDIHRQN from the coding sequence ATGACGGAACTGGGAACCGCTCGGCCCACGGACGAGCTGCGCGAGGAGGCCGCCCGCCGGCCACACCTGCGCGAGCATCTCAAGAAGTTCAAACAGATCACCGGCGAGTTCCCACTCCTCATCGACGAGCCGTCCGGCGAGTACGAGACGCACCGGCCCAACGTGCTCTACTCGGTCGGCGGCCCCATCTACTGTCACATCTACGGCGACCTCGGCCGGGACACGAAGTACTACGCCATCGAGCCAACGCTCTCAGGCGCGGAGCGAGAGGTGTACGCCGACATCAAGGACGAACTGCTGCGCCGGAGCGTCAGCAAGCCGGCGCCGGAGAACGAGTCCGAGTACGGCGACCGCATCGAGGAACTGCTCTCCGAGACCACGCAGGTCGAGGAGGACGGTGGCCCGGACAGCCTCCTCGAACAGATCAAGTTCCGCTTCGACCCCTCCGTCCAGGAGGTGTCTCGCAGCACCTACGAGAACATCCGGTATCGGCTCAACCGCGACATCGTCGGCCTCGGCCCACTCGAACCGGTGATGCGCGACCCGGCCAACGAGGACATCCACGTCATCGGGCCGGAGGGGTGCTACGTCGACCACGGCACCTACGGGATGCTGGAGACGACCGTCGAGTGGGAGTCCGACGCCGCGTTCGACACCTGGCTCCGGAACATGGGCGAGCGCATCGGCGACCCGCTGAGCGACTCGGACCCCATCGTCGACTCCACGCTCCCCGACGGCTCGCGCCTGAACGTCATCTACTCCGACGACGTGTCGCTGAAGGGCCCCTCGCTCACCATCCGCCAGGGCGAGGAGGTGCCGCTCTCGGTCAACCAGATCACGAAGTGGGGAACCCTCTCCCCGGAGCTCGCGGCCTACCTGTGGCTCTGTCTCGAGAACGAACAGACCGTGTTCGTCGTCGGGGAGACCGCGTCGGGGAAGACGACGACACTCAACTCCATCATGGCGTTCATCCCCCGCGACGACAAGATCTACACCGCGGAGGACACCGCCGAGGTCCTGCCACCCCACGACACCTGGCAGCAGCTGCTCACCCGCGAGGGCGAGGGCGAGGGGAGCCAGGACGTGGACATGTTCGACCTCGTCGCGGCCGCGCTACGGTCGCGCCCGGACTACATCGTCGTCGGGGAGGTCCGTGGCGCCGAGGGGCAGATGGCGTTCCAGGCCGCCCAGACGGGCCACCCCGTGATGCTGACCTTCCACGCGTCGGACATCGTCTCGATGATCCAGCGGTTCACCGGCGAGCCCATCAACGTCCCCGAGACGTTCATCGACAACGCCGACGTGGCCCTGTTCCAGAACCGCGTCAAGCAGGGCGACGACGTGCTCCGGCGCGTGACCTCGGTCCAGGAGATCGAGGGCTACTCGAAGGAGATGGACGGTGTCGTCACCCGGCAGGCGTTCTACTGGGACCCCGTCGACGACGAGATCGTCTTCCAGGGGATGAACAACTCCTACGTTCTCGAGGAGCAGATCGCGACCCTGCTGGGGTACGCGGACACCCGGAAGATATACGACGACCTCCAGTTCCGGGCCCGCGTCATCGAGCGGATGATCCAGGAGGGGATTCTGGAGTACCACGATGTCATCGAGACCATCGCCGACTTCCAGCGTGACGGCGTCGAGGGACTTCCCTTCGACATCCACAGACAGAACTAG
- the flaJ gene encoding archaellar assembly protein FlaJ, whose product MSVGQRSAQAADLLGSIITAYEEMEMPARRYVLAVLLPTSFLFLVTIVAAIAVETLLLVRLLLPLFGLLILGAGVAYPRVALDRRRIEMENRFHLMVTHMTVLSTTNIDRMEVFRKLGQEEEYGELAKEIRRIVQLVDTWNQSLDDACRRRAKSVPSESLTDLFDRLAYTLGAGQALDDFLLSEQSVMIENYSTIYESSLDNLDVMKDLYLSMILSMTFALVFAVVLPILTGTDPTLTVAAVISMFGFVQLGFFLVIRAVVPYDPVWYVAEDIDTDAERKLLLVTAASGLLFVLLAAVFAGALVGVGVFRMLVPGWLPTPLYVAIPTLPFLGIALAFRAEEKRIRNRDEEFPSFIRALGATESAKQATTSKVLSTLRDKDFGSLTGTIDDLYRRLNMRIDTSKAWRFFTAENGSYLIQKFSEMYLIGREMGGDPKQLGELISRNMNEINQLREQRSQATTTLIGLLYGITAAASFAFFTGLEIVGILAGFDIGTASAGGMDFGKLLHTDVYNLPLLQALLLCVIIFNAVVSALTIRTADGGHPGNGYLHFVLLTWVGCGTAVATQRLISMLLSI is encoded by the coding sequence ATGAGTGTCGGACAGCGCAGCGCACAGGCCGCAGACCTCCTCGGGAGTATCATCACGGCCTACGAGGAGATGGAGATGCCGGCCCGGCGCTACGTGCTGGCCGTCCTGCTCCCGACGTCGTTCCTGTTTCTCGTCACCATCGTCGCCGCGATCGCGGTGGAGACGCTGTTGCTGGTCCGGCTCCTCCTGCCGCTGTTCGGGCTCCTCATCCTCGGCGCAGGCGTCGCCTACCCGCGGGTGGCGCTGGACCGGCGCCGCATCGAGATGGAGAACCGGTTCCACCTGATGGTCACGCACATGACCGTCCTGTCGACGACGAACATCGACCGGATGGAGGTGTTCCGCAAGCTGGGACAGGAGGAGGAGTACGGCGAACTCGCGAAGGAGATCCGCCGCATCGTCCAGCTGGTCGACACCTGGAACCAGAGCCTCGACGACGCCTGCCGCCGCCGGGCGAAGTCGGTCCCCAGCGAGTCGCTGACGGACCTGTTCGACCGACTGGCCTACACGCTGGGCGCGGGCCAGGCGCTCGATGATTTCCTCCTCAGCGAGCAGAGCGTGATGATAGAGAACTACTCGACCATCTACGAGTCCTCGCTGGACAACCTCGACGTGATGAAGGACCTCTACCTGTCGATGATCCTCTCGATGACGTTCGCGCTGGTCTTCGCCGTGGTTCTCCCCATCCTGACGGGGACGGACCCGACGCTGACGGTGGCGGCGGTCATCAGCATGTTCGGCTTCGTCCAGCTGGGGTTCTTCCTCGTCATCCGCGCCGTCGTCCCGTACGACCCGGTCTGGTACGTCGCAGAGGACATCGACACGGACGCCGAGCGCAAGCTGTTGCTGGTGACGGCCGCCAGCGGCCTCCTGTTCGTGCTGCTGGCGGCCGTCTTCGCGGGCGCGCTGGTCGGTGTGGGCGTCTTCCGGATGCTCGTCCCCGGCTGGCTCCCGACGCCGCTGTACGTCGCCATCCCGACGCTGCCGTTCCTGGGAATCGCGCTCGCGTTCCGGGCCGAGGAGAAGCGCATCCGGAACCGCGACGAGGAGTTCCCGTCGTTCATCCGGGCGCTGGGTGCGACCGAGAGCGCGAAGCAGGCGACCACCTCGAAGGTGCTCTCGACGCTCCGCGACAAGGACTTCGGCTCGCTCACCGGGACCATCGACGACCTCTACCGGCGGCTCAACATGCGCATCGACACGAGCAAGGCCTGGCGCTTCTTCACCGCCGAGAACGGCTCCTACCTCATCCAGAAGTTCAGCGAGATGTACCTCATCGGCCGGGAGATGGGGGGTGACCCCAAACAGCTCGGCGAGCTCATCAGCCGGAACATGAACGAGATCAACCAGCTCCGCGAGCAGCGCAGCCAGGCCACGACGACGCTCATCGGCCTGCTGTACGGCATCACGGCGGCCGCATCGTTCGCGTTCTTCACCGGGCTGGAGATCGTCGGCATCCTCGCCGGGTTCGACATCGGAACGGCCTCGGCCGGTGGGATGGACTTCGGCAAACTGCTCCACACGGACGTCTACAACCTGCCGCTGCTGCAGGCGCTGTTGCTCTGTGTCATCATCTTCAACGCGGTCGTCTCCGCGCTGACCATCCGGACCGCCGACGGCGGCCATCCCGGCAACGGCTACCTCCACTTCGTCCTGCTGACGTGGGTCGGCTGTGGGACCGCCGTCGCGACCCAGCGGCTCATCAGCATGCTCCTCAGTATCTGA
- a CDS encoding CheF family chemotaxis protein encodes MAEEKPVADFTGRFALETGNGGRPEPTRGRVVMSRQRLVFVTADRRTTVPLTSVVDLVVGQVPSDMRALFDDSLTIAYRDGSATRTAVVEGDGDTIDRFTTVLFRALVTGRDVLVKHPARIGGRVTDATASPAKMTVSDDGVRFRTPDGGFCIDPGQVIDFTRTERSPDGTERPTLLVQHTDDGEAVTSLAAPASSRLVNLLGRYLRVEYDTLRSNIADMELTDPEKQVLVGIYATGGQIDFTSLLDGDAARVTRVLNSLEEQGLVDDGPDAVSLTPEGRVVVTERIEDVNV; translated from the coding sequence ATGGCAGAAGAGAAACCAGTCGCCGACTTCACGGGTCGGTTCGCACTCGAGACGGGGAACGGAGGGCGGCCGGAGCCGACGCGAGGCCGGGTCGTCATGAGCCGCCAGCGGCTCGTGTTCGTCACGGCCGACCGGCGGACGACGGTCCCGCTCACGAGCGTGGTCGACCTGGTGGTCGGGCAGGTGCCCAGCGACATGCGGGCCCTGTTCGACGACTCGCTCACCATCGCCTACCGGGACGGCTCCGCGACCCGGACTGCCGTCGTCGAGGGCGACGGCGACACTATCGACCGATTCACCACCGTCCTGTTCCGGGCGCTGGTGACCGGCCGCGACGTACTCGTGAAACATCCGGCTCGCATCGGCGGCCGGGTCACCGACGCGACCGCCAGCCCAGCGAAGATGACGGTCTCCGACGACGGCGTCCGCTTTCGCACGCCCGACGGCGGCTTCTGCATCGACCCCGGGCAGGTCATCGACTTCACCCGCACCGAGCGGTCGCCGGACGGCACCGAGCGCCCCACGCTCCTCGTCCAGCACACCGACGACGGGGAGGCGGTCACGTCGCTCGCGGCACCCGCCTCGTCGCGGCTGGTCAACCTCCTCGGGCGCTACCTGCGCGTGGAGTACGACACCCTCCGCTCGAACATCGCCGACATGGAGCTGACCGACCCCGAGAAACAGGTGCTGGTCGGCATCTACGCGACCGGCGGCCAGATCGACTTCACCAGCCTGCTCGACGGCGACGCCGCCCGGGTCACGCGCGTCCTCAACAGTCTCGAAGAGCAGGGCCTCGTCGACGACGGCCCGGACGCCGTCAGCCTCACCCCGGAGGGCCGCGTCGTCGTCACCGAACGCATCGAGGACGTCAACGTCTGA
- a CDS encoding CheF family chemotaxis protein — protein MSKTPERKLADTTGRFAQVIEDGRKLGDVGWQRGRIVLSTRRLVLAGNEGKRTVPLSGIEAAQGRFDINQTIAQVSNYVSVRQGDDVFLVSPEDAAAFERTLYGAMVDGEVVLIRHPAVEGGVVRDVDWQKARVKLEEERINLATESGKLVEIEIDDTSAVERDQRTVRGSERPVVEASHTDDGTSVETYLSGNPRHCSIIASVLGKGAARNETDLDLDPSEREVLMALYSGVSSFDIPEFVELPPDDVEEIFDRLIELDVLEEVRIRREVALRPRGRNIASESMNDQ, from the coding sequence GTGAGCAAGACACCCGAGCGGAAACTGGCCGACACGACCGGCCGCTTCGCCCAGGTCATCGAGGACGGCCGGAAGCTGGGCGACGTGGGCTGGCAGCGCGGCCGCATCGTCCTCTCGACGCGCCGGCTCGTCCTCGCGGGCAACGAGGGCAAGCGGACGGTACCTCTCTCGGGCATCGAGGCCGCACAGGGACGGTTCGACATCAACCAGACCATCGCACAGGTGTCGAACTACGTCAGCGTCCGACAGGGCGACGACGTGTTCCTCGTCTCGCCCGAGGACGCCGCCGCCTTCGAGCGGACGCTGTACGGCGCGATGGTCGACGGCGAGGTCGTCCTCATCCGCCACCCCGCCGTGGAGGGTGGGGTCGTCCGTGACGTGGACTGGCAGAAGGCCCGCGTGAAACTCGAGGAGGAGCGCATCAACCTGGCCACCGAATCCGGCAAACTGGTCGAGATCGAGATCGACGACACGAGCGCCGTCGAGCGTGACCAGCGGACCGTCCGGGGGAGCGAGCGCCCCGTCGTCGAGGCCTCACACACCGACGACGGCACCAGCGTCGAGACGTACCTCTCGGGCAACCCGCGCCACTGCTCCATCATCGCCTCCGTCCTCGGGAAGGGCGCGGCCCGGAACGAGACGGACCTCGACCTCGACCCCTCGGAGCGGGAGGTCCTGATGGCGCTGTACTCGGGGGTGTCCTCGTTCGACATCCCGGAGTTCGTCGAACTCCCGCCGGACGACGTCGAGGAGATATTCGACCGACTCATCGAACTCGACGTGCTGGAGGAGGTCCGTATCCGCCGTGAGGTCGCGTTGCGCCCCCGCGGGCGCAACATCGCCAGCGAGTCGATGAACGACCAGTAG
- a CDS encoding HEAT repeat domain-containing protein, which produces MSLYQLEREADADTLVEYLRHGSQVEVRRRAAAILGDIEDPSRAPDPGDADDPLGAEEPDVGDSDTGVTDADGVVEALVTAATDDDAPGVRGAAVDALDRHGPAAIERLVEALTDRDLGGGADWVRAEAFAELLDADRPELRMAAAVGLGQVGDERVTPVLVDRLDDPDQRVRARTARACGRVGDPRAVEALADRADDDSAPVRRAVASALGAIGTPPARRALEPLVADESESIRRTAVDALGDFGSVEPVDPLVDALHDPSEGVRRTAVFALVEVLSNAPAAESHEARELAVDRLEDVDHGSAVGPLAAILTEASGSPQRRNAAWLLGRVASGTGGGEAQAALIEALDDRDDRTAQFAASSLTSLDGAGLERRLLALLDDPGASMDARAQALFVLGKVGDERARERLGRFVDETEEERLRKRAFSALSKLGGAPGGDLP; this is translated from the coding sequence ATGTCACTGTACCAGCTCGAACGGGAGGCCGACGCCGACACGCTCGTCGAGTACCTCCGCCACGGCTCGCAGGTGGAGGTCCGGCGGCGAGCGGCGGCCATCCTCGGCGATATCGAGGACCCCTCACGTGCCCCCGACCCTGGCGACGCCGACGACCCGCTGGGGGCCGAGGAGCCGGACGTGGGCGATAGCGACACCGGCGTGACCGACGCGGACGGCGTCGTCGAGGCGCTGGTGACCGCGGCGACGGACGACGACGCCCCCGGCGTCCGCGGAGCCGCGGTCGACGCGCTCGACAGACACGGCCCCGCCGCCATCGAGCGGCTGGTCGAGGCGCTCACCGACCGCGACCTCGGCGGCGGGGCCGACTGGGTCAGGGCCGAGGCGTTCGCGGAGCTACTCGATGCCGACCGGCCGGAGCTACGGATGGCCGCCGCTGTCGGGCTGGGGCAGGTCGGCGACGAGCGGGTCACGCCGGTCCTGGTGGACCGGCTGGACGACCCCGACCAGCGGGTCCGGGCCCGTACGGCACGCGCCTGTGGCCGGGTCGGCGACCCCCGTGCCGTCGAGGCGCTGGCCGACCGGGCCGACGACGACTCGGCACCGGTCCGGCGCGCGGTCGCGTCGGCCCTCGGCGCCATCGGGACACCGCCCGCGCGCCGGGCGCTCGAGCCCCTGGTGGCCGACGAGTCCGAGTCCATCCGCCGGACGGCGGTCGACGCGCTGGGTGACTTCGGGAGCGTCGAGCCGGTCGACCCGCTCGTCGACGCGCTCCACGACCCGAGCGAGGGGGTCCGCCGGACGGCCGTCTTCGCGCTCGTGGAGGTGCTGTCGAACGCGCCCGCGGCCGAGAGCCACGAGGCCCGAGAGCTGGCCGTCGACCGGCTGGAGGACGTCGACCACGGGTCCGCCGTGGGGCCGCTGGCGGCCATCCTGACGGAGGCGTCGGGGTCGCCACAGCGCCGCAACGCCGCGTGGCTCCTCGGCCGCGTCGCCAGCGGCACCGGCGGCGGAGAGGCCCAGGCGGCGCTCATCGAAGCCCTCGACGACCGGGACGACCGGACCGCACAGTTCGCGGCGTCCAGCCTCACCAGCCTCGACGGCGCCGGCCTGGAGCGGCGACTGCTCGCGCTGCTAGACGACCCCGGGGCCTCGATGGACGCCCGGGCGCAGGCGCTGTTCGTCCTCGGCAAGGTCGGTGACGAGCGTGCCCGGGAGCGGCTGGGCCGGTTCGTGGACGAGACCGAGGAGGAACGCCTCCGCAAGCGCGCCTTCTCGGCGCTCTCGAAACTCGGCGGCGCCCCGGGAGGTGACCTGCCGTGA
- a CDS encoding CheR family methyltransferase, whose protein sequence is MSGRGARGDADESGATSGSLDTVLSFVTGEMAFDPGPYNDAYLDRRVTARIRRTEAETYREYRGLLEADEAEQTALLDALNINVTRFFRNPDVWTVLRDVLAELTANNRTVRCWSAPCADGREPYSLAMLARDDPAIDANRLDIVGTDIDGEALAAARRGEYETTRTTDIAEELAPLSDLDAHVDRDGDSFAVRRPVREMVEFRRHDLLREDPLGEFELVLCRNLLIYIDGDHTRDIFDGLAAAVVPDGYLTIGKSETLPREFRTSFDAVERGAHVYHHC, encoded by the coding sequence ATGAGCGGCCGGGGGGCCCGCGGCGACGCCGACGAGTCGGGGGCGACGAGCGGCAGCCTCGACACCGTCCTCTCGTTCGTGACCGGCGAGATGGCGTTCGACCCCGGCCCGTACAACGACGCCTACCTCGACCGGCGGGTGACCGCGCGCATCCGCCGGACCGAGGCCGAGACCTACCGCGAGTACCGCGGCCTCCTCGAGGCCGACGAGGCCGAGCAGACGGCGCTGCTCGACGCGCTCAACATCAACGTCACCCGGTTCTTCCGCAACCCGGACGTGTGGACGGTCCTCCGGGACGTCCTCGCGGAGCTGACGGCGAACAACCGGACGGTCCGGTGCTGGAGCGCGCCCTGCGCGGACGGGCGCGAGCCCTACTCGCTGGCGATGCTCGCGCGCGACGACCCCGCCATCGACGCGAATCGACTGGACATCGTCGGCACCGACATCGACGGCGAGGCGCTGGCGGCGGCCCGCCGCGGGGAGTACGAGACCACCCGGACCACGGATATCGCCGAGGAACTCGCACCGCTGTCGGACCTCGACGCCCACGTCGACCGCGATGGCGACTCGTTCGCCGTCCGCCGGCCGGTCCGGGAGATGGTCGAGTTCCGCCGCCACGACCTCCTCCGGGAGGACCCACTGGGCGAGTTCGAGCTCGTCCTCTGCCGGAACCTGCTCATCTACATCGACGGCGACCACACGCGCGACATCTTCGACGGGCTCGCCGCGGCCGTCGTCCCCGACGGCTACCTCACCATCGGCAAGTCCGAGACGCTCCCCCGCGAGTTCCGCACGTCGTTCGATGCGGTCGAGCGGGGCGCCCACGTCTACCACCACTGCTGA
- a CDS encoding chemotaxis protein CheA produces MNDDHRTTFVSEAREHITDLNNALLALEDDPTDAEAMDSVFRTAHTLKGNFAAMGFTDASSLAHALEDLLDEIRAGEMTVSSEVMDVTFDAVDRIEAAVEAIEAGEDEDVDVSDTVESLRRTMDHADAEGDSETATGDESGAAVEMTDDAAADGAPVDGASSPGHEAAEFAHADAVPAFPGADRVVHARVTVDTGEMPGVEAMFVLEALAEGFEGFELAPPREAIEGGEYDGAFDVFLPDDEPAALAAGLETVGAVDSFEVTTVREAAGESGSEDEVPGAEGDASAGAPAGESEALDVAAAAADESLATTDGAGSAPDAGTDSGKAPSGDAAAGRDAGPSADEIASVRVDVDRLDELHGLVEQLVTNRINIRRAVEAEEFESAKNSMSDLDKVTSRLQNTVMDMRLIPLRRVVSKLPRVVRDTARDSGKEVDFEMHGKDIELDRSILAEIGDPLIHILRNAVDHGIEPPEEREAAGKPPEGQVELRAKRERDHVTIVVEDDGAGLDADRLRRKAVSEGVLTEEEAAAMPDDEAHDLVFHPGLSTNEEVTDLSGRGVGMDVVHRTVEQLDGSVNVESTPGEGTTFRLQLPVSVAIVDVLFVAVGEQSYGIPIKNIDEITRDDDIEQLHGDDVVRHGDDVVPVVRLSEALDTGNGRSALAADGGSAAGSGAAPATDGPGRDGLDGITAGQSAMDRSGGMLVRIRPSEREVALRCDRVQDQEEVVVKPLDGALSGISELSGTAILGDGNIIPILNVREL; encoded by the coding sequence ATGAACGACGACCACAGAACCACCTTCGTCTCCGAGGCGAGAGAGCATATCACCGACCTGAACAACGCGCTGCTGGCGCTCGAGGACGACCCGACCGACGCGGAGGCCATGGACTCGGTCTTCCGGACGGCCCACACGCTGAAGGGGAACTTCGCGGCGATGGGGTTCACCGACGCCAGTAGCCTCGCCCACGCGCTGGAGGACCTCCTCGACGAGATCCGCGCCGGCGAGATGACCGTCTCCAGCGAGGTGATGGACGTGACCTTCGACGCCGTCGACCGCATCGAGGCGGCCGTCGAGGCCATCGAGGCCGGCGAGGACGAGGACGTCGACGTGAGCGACACCGTCGAGAGCCTCCGCCGGACGATGGACCACGCCGATGCCGAGGGCGACAGCGAGACGGCCACAGGGGACGAGAGCGGCGCCGCTGTCGAGATGACGGACGACGCCGCGGCCGACGGCGCCCCCGTAGATGGCGCCTCCAGCCCCGGCCACGAGGCTGCCGAGTTCGCCCATGCCGACGCGGTGCCGGCGTTTCCCGGCGCCGACCGCGTGGTCCACGCTCGGGTGACGGTCGACACCGGCGAGATGCCGGGCGTCGAGGCGATGTTCGTGCTGGAGGCGCTCGCGGAGGGGTTCGAGGGGTTCGAACTCGCGCCGCCCCGCGAGGCCATCGAGGGTGGCGAGTACGACGGGGCGTTCGATGTGTTCCTCCCGGACGACGAACCCGCGGCCCTGGCGGCCGGGCTGGAGACGGTCGGCGCGGTCGACTCCTTCGAGGTCACCACGGTCCGCGAGGCGGCGGGCGAGTCCGGGTCGGAAGACGAGGTCCCCGGCGCGGAAGGCGATGCGAGCGCCGGCGCGCCAGCCGGCGAGTCCGAAGCCCTCGATGTCGCCGCAGCAGCGGCGGACGAGTCGCTGGCGACGACCGACGGCGCGGGGTCCGCCCCCGACGCCGGTACCGACTCCGGCAAGGCCCCGAGCGGGGACGCGGCCGCCGGCCGGGATGCCGGGCCGTCGGCCGACGAGATCGCCTCCGTCCGGGTCGACGTGGACCGGCTGGACGAACTCCACGGGCTCGTCGAGCAGCTGGTCACCAACCGCATCAACATCCGGCGGGCCGTCGAGGCCGAGGAGTTCGAGAGCGCGAAGAACAGCATGAGCGACCTCGACAAGGTGACGAGCCGGCTCCAGAACACGGTGATGGACATGCGGCTCATCCCGCTGCGGCGCGTGGTGAGCAAGCTCCCCCGCGTGGTCCGGGACACCGCCCGCGACTCGGGGAAGGAGGTCGACTTCGAGATGCACGGGAAGGATATCGAGCTGGACCGGTCCATCCTCGCGGAGATCGGCGACCCACTCATCCACATCCTGCGCAACGCCGTCGACCACGGTATCGAGCCGCCCGAGGAGCGGGAGGCCGCCGGCAAGCCGCCCGAGGGACAGGTCGAACTCCGCGCGAAGCGCGAGCGCGACCACGTCACCATCGTCGTCGAGGACGACGGCGCCGGGCTGGACGCCGACCGGCTCCGGCGGAAGGCCGTGAGCGAGGGTGTCCTGACCGAGGAAGAGGCGGCCGCGATGCCGGACGACGAGGCCCATGACCTCGTGTTCCACCCGGGACTCTCGACCAACGAGGAGGTGACCGACCTCAGCGGCCGCGGGGTCGGGATGGACGTGGTCCACCGGACGGTCGAGCAGCTTGACGGCTCCGTGAACGTCGAGTCCACACCCGGCGAGGGGACGACCTTCCGGCTGCAGCTCCCAGTCTCGGTCGCCATCGTCGATGTCCTGTTCGTCGCCGTCGGCGAGCAGAGCTACGGCATCCCCATCAAGAACATCGACGAGATAACCCGCGACGACGACATCGAGCAGCTCCACGGCGACGACGTGGTCAGACACGGCGACGACGTGGTCCCCGTCGTCCGGCTCTCGGAGGCCCTCGACACCGGGAACGGCCGCAGCGCACTCGCCGCGGACGGCGGGTCGGCGGCCGGCTCCGGGGCCGCTCCGGCCACCGACGGCCCCGGCCGGGACGGCCTCGACGGTATCACTGCCGGGCAGAGCGCGATGGACCGGAGCGGCGGGATGCTCGTCCGTATCCGCCCCTCCGAGCGTGAGGTGGCGCTCCGGTGTGACCGGGTACAGGACCAGGAGGAGGTGGTCGTGAAACCGCTCGACGGCGCGTTGAGCGGCATCTCGGAGCTCTCCGGTACGGCCATCCTCGGTGACGGCAACATCATCCCCATCCTGAACGTGAGGGAGCTATGA
- the cheB gene encoding chemotaxis-specific protein-glutamate methyltransferase CheB — protein sequence MTHATGARHATDGQLRAVVVDDSQFMRTVISDILETGGVEVVATAEDGAAAVEAVVEHGPDVVTMDLRMPDVGGVEAVERVMAERPTPVLVLSAHAGSEEESTFEALDRGAVDFFTKPGGEVSMAMHDHGEQLVETVRSVATVDPTAAGAPESRAAEDSGVETGGHGADGAASEYVADATLVVGASTGGPPVVEELVAGLPLDADLRVLVVQHMPDAFTGRFAERLDDASDYDIREATDGARIGGGEGLVAKGDHHLVVSGFGGGRLRVKLTQDEPLHGVRPAVDRTLESAASTVDGPLTAAILTGMGSDGAAGAEAVAAAGGTVVAQDEATSAVFGMPKRAIETGVVDAVHPAGAVADAVCNTLLRS from the coding sequence ATGACGCACGCTACGGGAGCGCGGCACGCGACCGACGGGCAGCTCCGGGCGGTCGTCGTCGACGATTCCCAGTTCATGCGGACCGTCATCAGCGACATCCTCGAGACAGGCGGCGTCGAGGTGGTGGCGACGGCCGAAGACGGCGCGGCCGCGGTCGAGGCCGTCGTCGAACACGGTCCGGACGTGGTGACGATGGACCTGCGGATGCCCGACGTGGGGGGCGTCGAGGCCGTCGAGCGGGTGATGGCCGAGCGCCCGACGCCGGTGCTGGTGCTCTCGGCACACGCCGGCTCCGAGGAGGAGTCCACCTTCGAGGCACTGGACCGGGGCGCCGTCGACTTCTTCACCAAACCCGGCGGCGAGGTGTCGATGGCGATGCACGACCACGGGGAGCAACTGGTCGAGACCGTTCGGTCGGTCGCGACGGTCGACCCGACCGCGGCCGGCGCGCCCGAGTCCCGGGCCGCGGAGGACAGTGGCGTCGAGACCGGAGGGCACGGTGCCGACGGCGCGGCGAGCGAGTACGTGGCGGACGCGACGCTCGTCGTCGGCGCCTCCACCGGCGGCCCGCCGGTGGTCGAGGAACTCGTGGCGGGACTCCCGCTCGATGCCGACCTCCGGGTCCTCGTGGTACAGCACATGCCCGACGCGTTCACGGGCCGGTTCGCCGAGCGACTGGACGACGCCTCCGACTACGACATCCGCGAGGCGACCGACGGCGCCCGCATCGGCGGTGGCGAGGGGCTGGTCGCGAAGGGCGACCACCACCTCGTCGTCTCGGGGTTCGGCGGCGGCCGGCTCCGGGTCAAACTCACCCAGGACGAACCCCTCCACGGCGTCCGGCCGGCGGTCGACCGGACGCTCGAATCCGCCGCGTCGACCGTCGACGGGCCGTTGACTGCGGCTATCCTCACCGGCATGGGCAGTGACGGTGCGGCCGGCGCCGAGGCGGTGGCGGCCGCCGGCGGGACCGTCGTGGCACAGGACGAGGCGACCTCGGCGGTGTTCGGGATGCCAAAGCGCGCCATCGAGACCGGCGTCGTCGACGCGGTCCACCCGGCCGGGGCGGTCGCCGACGCCGTCTGCAACACCCTTCTCCGATCATGA